In Nocardia sp. NBC_00403, the DNA window ACCAGGCGCCGTCGAGATCGCCGTCCGCGTACGCGCGCAGGGTCACGGTGAGCTGCCCCGAGGTGGCCATACCTTCTACTGCCGGAGTGACTTCACGGCTGATCACGTGGACATCCGCACCGGAGGCGATCAACAGTCCGAGCCTGCGCTGCGCCACGGTCCCGCCACCGACTACGACGACACGCCGCCCCGCGAGATCGAGCCCGACCAGGTAGTTCGGGTCGCCCTCGTGGCGGGTGACGGGATCGAGCTCCGTCTGGTCATCGGTGGGTGTTGGCGTGTTCGGCACAGTATTCGAGCCTACGTCCTGAATATTCGGGCTTTGTGTCAGACCCTGCACCGCAAGCCGCGGACGGTGGGGAACTCGCCATCACCTGCGGCATGCGGCCGTCGATATCAGGCCGGAGCTCCGTCGAGTACTTCGACCTGCCCGGTGTCTAGCGAGTAGTAGGCGCCGACAACCGAAAGGGCGTTGGTATCAACCAGTGGTGCGAGGTCGTCGTTGCGCCGTAGCTCTCCGGCGGTCAACTCGACCTGGATGCGGGTCATCGTCTCGACCGGGTCTGCGCCCGGCGAATCCATGCGCTCGTATGCCGGGCGCAGCGCCTCCACGATCGCCTGCAGATTGCCCGGCAGTGGCGGGCCTTCGCGCAGCGCTTTATAGGCGGCGGCCACCGCACCGCAGCGCTGGTGTCCGAGGACAATGATCAACGGGGTCCCGCCGGTCATCGGGCCGTATTCAACGGAACCGGTCACGACGGGGCCCACTGCGAGTCCACCGGTTCGCATGACGAATAGATCGCCGAGCCCGGTGTCGAACAGCAACTCCGGCGGGACCCGCGAATCGATGCACGACAGTATGACGCCATAGGGCTGCTGATTCTGGGCGAGTAACCGACGACGATCCGGATCTCGGTCCGGGTGGTTCAGGTTGCCGTCGACCCACCGCCGGTTGCCCGCCATCAGGCGATCGAAGGCAGCCTTCGCAGTCTGCGGAGCGGTCGGCGTCGTATCGGTGTGCTCGGATGGTTCATCGCGACTACATCCCGCTATCAGGGCGGTTGTCGCTGTCAGAGCACCTGCTAGGACAGTTCGACGGTCGAGCACACTCATGTCGTCACCTCCGCAGTTGATGGATCTCCATCGGTTACGAAACGGCGAAACCAAGCGCTGACTGTGCCGCTCAGTATGCCGGATATACCTTCGGAACACGGCATACGCCAGACGAGCTCGTCCCGGCTGCACACTGTGGAGCTCGCGATCCGACTGTCCGACACTGGCCCACCGATGCCGAAACGGTCTCCGCAGCCGGCCGATTTGCGTGCGCCGCCAACCGAGTACGACACGACGTCGTTCCTATACTCGAGCTCGTGACTCAGTGGGCGCGAGCGATGTGTGCGGTGGCGGTAGCGGCGACGCTGACCGGGGTCGGTACGACAGTGGGTGTCGCACAGGCAGATTCGCAGCCCTACCTACCTGCTCCCGGCATCGAGTCGAAGTACTTCCAGCAGGGCCCGTGGGCGGTGACCGAAGAAATCGGGTTCGGATGCTGCGATTCCACCGGGGCGAAATATGACGTCTGGTACCCGACCGATCTCGGCGCGGGCAGCGCAAAGCACCCGATTGTGGTGTGGGGCGACGGAACCAACGCCGTACCGAGCCAGTACGCCTATCTGCTTCGGCACCTGGCATCGTGGGGTTTCGTGGTGATCGGCACCGAGAACCAGCAGACCGGCTCCGGCCGCGACATTCTCGGCTCGCTGTCGTACCTGAAGGGGCTCGCCGCGGATCCGGCGAGCATGTTCTTCGGAAAGCTCGACACAGCGGCGGCCGGCGCGATGGGCCATTCGCAAGGCGCCAGCGGTGTGCTCAACGCGATGGTGGCGTCGGAGGGCGCGATCAAGACCGTGGTGCCGATCGAAATACCGGCGCAGCTGTGGTGCTCTTCGGGGACTACGTGCGCCGACAGTCGCAAGCTCACCTCGGGTTCGGTGTTCTTCGTCAACGGCTCGGCCGACCGGTTCATCTCCCCTTCGACGCAGGCGCTGCCATGGCAGGCGGTCGGTCTGCAGTCGAATC includes these proteins:
- a CDS encoding carbonic anhydrase, giving the protein MAGNRRWVDGNLNHPDRDPDRRRLLAQNQQPYGVILSCIDSRVPPELLFDTGLGDLFVMRTGGLAVGPVVTGSVEYGPMTGGTPLIIVLGHQRCGAVAAAYKALREGPPLPGNLQAIVEALRPAYERMDSPGADPVETMTRIQVELTAGELRRNDDLAPLVDTNALSVVGAYYSLDTGQVEVLDGAPA
- a CDS encoding poly(ethylene terephthalate) hydrolase family protein, producing MTQWARAMCAVAVAATLTGVGTTVGVAQADSQPYLPAPGIESKYFQQGPWAVTEEIGFGCCDSTGAKYDVWYPTDLGAGSAKHPIVVWGDGTNAVPSQYAYLLRHLASWGFVVIGTENQQTGSGRDILGSLSYLKGLAADPASMFFGKLDTAAAGAMGHSQGASGVLNAMVASEGAIKTVVPIEIPAQLWCSSGTTCADSRKLTSGSVFFVNGSADRFISPSTQALPWQAVGLQSNQAYYEATATSVPKVWATLDGPDHNDVQGQPDCAQASTPCTSGVYGYLGYPTAWMLAQLRDDAEARGAFRTGTGEFLAPASNWRNQSSTVSR